A portion of the Nitratidesulfovibrio termitidis HI1 genome contains these proteins:
- a CDS encoding cysteine hydrolase family protein, which produces MSSASASNPAAAPAAPVTALVLVDIQRDYFPGGRMALPDAENAGRRAAEVLTRCRAASMPIMHIRHESIRPGSTFFLPGTEGADIHPLVAPLPGEAVLTKNVPNSFRDTELLQHLRGIDVTDLIVVGMMTHMCIDTTVRAAFDLGFRCRVAGDATASPALTYGGTQVDADTVRATFLAALNGVFAEVTDAADLAV; this is translated from the coding sequence ATGTCGTCCGCATCTGCAAGCAACCCCGCCGCAGCCCCCGCGGCCCCCGTCACCGCACTCGTTCTCGTGGACATCCAGCGCGACTACTTTCCCGGCGGGCGCATGGCCCTGCCCGATGCAGAGAACGCGGGCCGCCGCGCCGCAGAGGTGCTGACCCGCTGCCGCGCGGCATCCATGCCGATCATGCATATCCGCCACGAAAGCATCCGCCCCGGCTCCACCTTTTTCCTGCCCGGCACGGAAGGGGCGGACATCCACCCGCTGGTGGCCCCCCTGCCCGGCGAGGCCGTGCTGACCAAGAACGTTCCCAATTCCTTCCGCGACACGGAACTGCTCCAACACTTGCGCGGAATCGACGTCACCGATCTCATCGTGGTGGGCATGATGACCCACATGTGCATCGACACCACCGTGCGCGCCGCCTTCGACCTGGGCTTTCGCTGCCGGGTGGCGGGCGACGCCACGGCATCTCCCGCGCTGACGTATGGCGGCACGCAGGTGGACGCGGACACGGTGCGCGCAACCTTTCTGGCTGCCCTGAACGGGGTGTTTGCCGAAGTGACCGACGCGGCGGATCTGGCGGTGTAG
- the trpB gene encoding tryptophan synthase subunit beta has product MSTIPRMFPAGVTYGATLPTDGGCACAAAARAATQATPPAPPAADGLFGPYGGQYVPEHIKPVLDELAATFERYHADPDFLAELEYYLTRYSGRQTPLFLCANLTARLGGANIYLKREDLNHLGAHKVNNTIGQILLAKRMGKKKVIAETGAGQHGVATAATAALMGMQCTIHMGAEDMERQKLNVFRMRMMGAEVVPAMSGQRTLKEAVDEALAAWLGDAENTFYLLGSAVGPHPYPRIVRHFQSVIGREARAQMLEAEGRLPDCAVACVGGGSNAIGLFADFIADEGVRLIGVEPAGRGLSYGDHAATLCMGTPGVMHGFHSYMLKDEAGEPAAVYSISAGLDYPGVGPEHSHLKDLGRAEYASVTDAEALDAFFVLSRTEGIIPALESSHALAHAMKLAPAMGRDAIILVNLSGRGDKDVAQVEEMVSAGLVTPPKL; this is encoded by the coding sequence ATGTCCACCATCCCCCGCATGTTTCCCGCCGGTGTCACCTACGGCGCCACCCTGCCCACCGATGGCGGCTGCGCCTGCGCCGCCGCCGCGCGTGCGGCCACTCAGGCCACGCCCCCCGCGCCGCCTGCTGCCGACGGTCTGTTCGGCCCCTACGGCGGGCAGTACGTGCCGGAGCACATCAAGCCCGTGCTCGATGAACTGGCCGCCACCTTTGAACGCTACCACGCCGACCCGGACTTTCTGGCCGAGCTGGAATACTACCTGACCCGCTATTCCGGCCGCCAGACGCCGCTGTTCCTGTGCGCCAACCTTACCGCGCGCCTGGGCGGGGCCAATATCTACCTCAAGCGCGAAGACCTGAACCACCTTGGCGCGCACAAGGTGAACAACACCATCGGGCAGATTCTGCTGGCCAAGCGCATGGGCAAGAAAAAGGTCATCGCGGAAACGGGCGCGGGTCAGCATGGCGTGGCCACCGCCGCCACTGCGGCCCTCATGGGCATGCAGTGCACCATCCACATGGGCGCGGAAGACATGGAGCGCCAGAAGCTGAACGTGTTCCGCATGCGCATGATGGGCGCGGAAGTGGTGCCCGCCATGAGCGGCCAGCGCACCCTGAAGGAGGCCGTGGACGAGGCCCTGGCCGCATGGCTGGGCGACGCGGAAAACACCTTCTACCTGCTGGGTTCCGCCGTGGGGCCGCACCCGTACCCGCGCATCGTGCGGCACTTTCAGTCGGTGATCGGGCGCGAGGCGCGCGCGCAGATGCTGGAGGCCGAAGGCCGCCTGCCCGACTGCGCCGTGGCCTGCGTGGGGGGCGGTTCCAACGCCATCGGCCTGTTTGCGGACTTCATCGCCGACGAAGGCGTGCGGCTCATCGGGGTCGAGCCTGCCGGGCGCGGCCTGAGCTACGGCGACCATGCGGCCACCCTGTGCATGGGCACGCCGGGGGTCATGCACGGTTTTCATTCGTACATGCTGAAGGATGAGGCGGGCGAACCCGCCGCCGTGTATTCCATTTCCGCCGGGCTGGACTACCCCGGCGTGGGGCCGGAGCACAGCCACCTCAAGGATCTGGGCCGCGCCGAGTACGCCAGCGTGACCGATGCCGAGGCCCTGGACGCCTTCTTCGTCCTGTCGCGCACGGAAGGCATCATCCCCGCGCTGGAATCGTCCCACGCCCTGGCTCACGCCATGAAGCTGGCCCCCGCCATGGGCAGGGACGCCATCATCCTGGTGAACCTGTCCGGCCGGGGCGACAAGGACGTGGCCCAGGTGGAGGAAATGGTCAGCGCCGGGCTGGTTACCCCGCCGAAGCTGTAG
- a CDS encoding type III secretion system chaperone, translating into MTIQELLHELGTRMGTGPLTLDGQTPCTLCFDGKYVVTLYHDPDDHALLAAAPVGTVGAGFGHLREDDLRALLTDACLGARTGGAAFGLSPETGELLLWKRWNDEFPDYPALETALNGFLAQLDHWQTQRPGRADNTPRPATGMAPTATPEETPVTTPYTGNMLRI; encoded by the coding sequence ATGACCATCCAGGAACTGCTGCACGAACTGGGAACCCGCATGGGCACAGGGCCGCTCACCCTTGATGGGCAGACCCCCTGCACCCTGTGCTTTGACGGCAAGTACGTCGTCACCCTGTACCACGACCCGGACGACCACGCCCTGTTGGCCGCCGCACCCGTAGGGACCGTGGGCGCGGGGTTCGGCCACCTGCGCGAGGACGATCTGCGGGCACTGCTGACCGATGCCTGCCTGGGCGCCCGCACAGGCGGGGCCGCCTTCGGCCTTTCTCCCGAAACGGGCGAACTGCTGCTGTGGAAGCGCTGGAACGACGAGTTCCCCGACTACCCCGCGCTGGAGACGGCGCTGAACGGGTTCCTTGCCCAACTGGACCACTGGCAGACTCAGCGCCCCGGCAGGGCGGACAACACGCCGCGCCCCGCAACCGGCATGGCCCCCACCGCGACGCCGGAAGAAACGCCCGTCACCACGCCGTATACCGGCAACATGCTGCGCATTTGA
- a CDS encoding DUF3626 domain-containing protein, with protein sequence MSQIGNLPPSGPQVSATGGAAVGKIGEHTVQLAGQPPLRLDQIKGNSLPFQGFTTATRIERAEAGMQANASSALHALTRPGGGLKPADLLGGLKSFQTSLGRFAGLNRLTPAQTEPVGLAQMTRAVQGLSNADLTAVYQTFQSPQMALLKEALQAEVRANPANADARAALSNLFDMEAVVLKDVSERILSVMDLADTPEADAALRQGHRFAERAHEGPDAHARDLSPRNMQTLVETTAQSTTQAERAHGPTSAMLADRRITAPDGAPLDPRAFGDILRGSELTMNIDPTHFFGAEGQVMGDTAWSNAFHLADRGIMPRGAHYVAFRDEIEKSVFPELSGQPARANERPLYAALNVAGVRNGAASNYGSCVFVLRPETARRATYTVDDTFVTVPMHFDAQRTAALNAQLDALREGALPGLPADAAAVLRDPASQLRRDLSAALARVPEGAQMTLKQFETLVEQAGVRGEKDAIGNDWVRPLLVRAFADADAQRARTATFDTLENLLPHLGDVDGTTLMHAAATGRNTLALQGRYIEAQLQGTFVPGRDVAEIRMDVGDLLDWRAHTVDAGKVANLVEFARAHDIKLTFMDFTDVGGSHGWQEQAVAQLRGLGVPFLSQADIDASHDRSVERQQQAESATFGTSHQSVRELRNAATALLDGNAEEFNARLLSLLPPDSGLTEVPLAGAALDRVKSRFLENVERAISAADAEGRGVNMETVLSDAIRAAAERPITQKAALLRDMESLHFDNEAQRAAFRSWVISARALTNPLEMRMIHANAMAQVARMERLGPNPPLDALVREFATGVGNLGVSIDAFRAETNPEEFGPDDVFTEFNRTAFMAATLLHASNPALASSMLDALESPAARNLRGACFKLHDPANDPLFPAEGLSTARFLGDFMNYTATGLAQQLDRPKPQQPGFAAPLDYMPPTVRGALGAAIPGLGAALDTHFPAKTPRTIAPFPAPTTPGGLATATQAQRRTFFTGMLDRYRHHEETFDGDVGVHGMGHACRGFIFANVMANIMRERGVAVDKNAVLCGIAAHDSGREANGSDVYETQSADIGVQAMRTAFGVESFGEAFETQYRLQIDDPDHRDQHRPLTAEALLMQSADSLDISRTQDFDPARFPLLREPVTLPDGRILPQDERLREQLAHEAALLQRLTDPAVYARPLMHDLLLQMAEAPDPSIPAGQLGELRGAVRQELAELRTLGNDAYLARVEDALRTHAHEMPLLSRYYFQAD encoded by the coding sequence ATGTCACAGATCGGCAACCTTCCCCCGTCCGGCCCGCAAGTTTCCGCCACGGGCGGCGCAGCCGTCGGCAAGATCGGCGAGCATACCGTGCAACTCGCGGGGCAGCCGCCGTTGCGGCTGGACCAGATCAAGGGGAACTCCCTGCCCTTCCAGGGGTTCACCACCGCCACCCGCATCGAACGGGCCGAGGCGGGCATGCAGGCCAATGCCTCCTCCGCGCTGCACGCGCTGACCCGCCCCGGCGGCGGCCTGAAACCCGCAGACCTGCTGGGCGGTCTGAAGTCCTTCCAGACCAGCCTTGGCCGGTTCGCGGGGCTGAACCGCCTTACCCCCGCCCAGACGGAGCCCGTGGGCCTTGCCCAGATGACCCGCGCCGTGCAGGGGCTTTCCAATGCAGACCTTACCGCCGTGTACCAGACGTTCCAGTCGCCCCAGATGGCCCTGCTGAAAGAGGCCCTGCAGGCCGAGGTGCGGGCCAACCCCGCCAACGCCGATGCGCGCGCCGCCCTTTCCAACCTGTTCGACATGGAAGCCGTGGTGCTGAAAGACGTGAGCGAACGCATCCTTTCCGTGATGGACCTTGCGGACACGCCCGAAGCCGACGCCGCCCTGCGCCAGGGGCACCGCTTTGCCGAACGTGCGCACGAAGGGCCGGATGCCCATGCCCGCGACCTTTCGCCCCGCAACATGCAAACCCTGGTGGAAACCACCGCCCAGTCCACCACGCAAGCCGAACGCGCGCACGGCCCCACCAGCGCCATGCTGGCCGACAGGCGCATCACCGCCCCCGACGGCGCGCCGCTGGACCCGCGTGCCTTTGGGGACATCCTGCGGGGCAGCGAACTGACCATGAACATCGACCCCACGCATTTCTTCGGCGCGGAAGGGCAGGTCATGGGCGACACGGCGTGGAGCAACGCCTTCCATCTGGCGGACCGGGGCATCATGCCGCGCGGGGCGCACTACGTTGCCTTTCGCGACGAGATAGAAAAAAGCGTGTTTCCCGAACTTTCGGGCCAACCCGCGCGGGCCAACGAACGCCCCCTGTACGCGGCCCTGAACGTGGCGGGCGTGCGCAACGGCGCGGCCTCCAACTACGGCTCGTGCGTGTTCGTGCTGCGGCCGGAAACGGCCCGGCGCGCCACCTACACGGTGGACGACACCTTCGTCACCGTGCCCATGCACTTCGACGCGCAACGCACCGCCGCCCTCAACGCCCAACTGGACGCCCTGCGGGAAGGCGCGCTGCCCGGACTGCCTGCGGATGCCGCCGCCGTGCTGCGCGACCCCGCATCGCAACTGCGGCGCGACCTTTCGGCAGCGCTGGCCCGCGTGCCCGAAGGCGCACAGATGACCCTGAAGCAGTTCGAGACGCTGGTGGAACAGGCCGGAGTGCGCGGCGAAAAGGACGCCATCGGCAACGACTGGGTACGCCCGCTGCTGGTGCGCGCCTTTGCCGATGCCGATGCCCAGCGCGCCCGCACCGCCACCTTCGACACGCTGGAAAACCTGCTGCCGCATCTTGGCGACGTGGACGGCACCACCCTGATGCATGCTGCCGCCACCGGCCGGAACACCCTTGCCCTGCAGGGCCGCTACATCGAGGCCCAGTTGCAGGGCACGTTCGTTCCCGGCCGCGACGTGGCGGAAATCCGCATGGATGTCGGCGACCTGCTGGACTGGCGGGCGCACACCGTCGACGCGGGGAAGGTGGCGAACCTTGTGGAATTTGCCCGTGCCCACGACATCAAGCTGACCTTCATGGACTTCACCGATGTCGGCGGATCGCACGGATGGCAGGAGCAGGCCGTGGCACAACTGCGCGGCCTGGGGGTGCCCTTCCTGTCACAGGCGGATATCGACGCCTCGCACGACAGGAGCGTCGAACGTCAGCAGCAGGCGGAAAGCGCCACCTTCGGCACCTCGCATCAATCCGTGCGTGAACTGCGCAACGCGGCGACCGCGCTGCTGGACGGCAATGCCGAGGAATTCAACGCGCGCCTGCTCAGCCTGCTGCCGCCCGATTCCGGCCTGACCGAAGTTCCCCTTGCCGGGGCCGCGCTGGACCGGGTGAAGTCGCGATTCCTCGAAAACGTGGAACGGGCGATCTCTGCGGCCGATGCCGAAGGCCGTGGCGTGAACATGGAAACTGTTCTTTCCGACGCCATCCGCGCCGCCGCCGAACGGCCCATCACGCAAAAAGCCGCCCTGCTGCGCGACATGGAAAGCCTGCACTTCGATAACGAGGCGCAGCGTGCCGCCTTTCGCAGCTGGGTCATCAGCGCCCGCGCCCTGACGAACCCGCTGGAAATGCGCATGATCCATGCCAACGCCATGGCCCAGGTGGCGCGCATGGAACGCCTTGGCCCCAACCCTCCGCTGGATGCCCTGGTGCGCGAATTCGCCACCGGGGTGGGCAACCTTGGCGTCAGCATCGATGCCTTCCGTGCGGAAACCAACCCCGAGGAATTCGGACCGGACGACGTGTTCACCGAGTTCAACCGCACCGCCTTCATGGCCGCAACCCTGCTGCACGCCAGCAACCCGGCGCTGGCGTCCAGCATGCTGGACGCGCTGGAATCGCCCGCCGCCCGCAACCTGCGCGGGGCATGCTTCAAACTGCACGACCCGGCCAACGACCCGCTGTTCCCGGCGGAAGGGTTGTCCACCGCGCGCTTTCTGGGCGACTTCATGAACTACACGGCCACCGGCCTTGCCCAGCAACTGGACCGCCCCAAGCCGCAGCAGCCGGGCTTTGCCGCCCCGCTCGACTACATGCCGCCCACCGTGCGGGGCGCGCTGGGTGCGGCCATACCCGGGCTTGGCGCCGCATTGGACACCCACTTCCCGGCCAAGACGCCGCGCACCATCGCGCCCTTTCCCGCACCGACCACCCCCGGCGGCCTGGCCACGGCCACCCAGGCGCAGCGGCGCACCTTCTTCACCGGCATGCTGGATCGTTACCGCCACCATGAGGAAACGTTTGACGGCGACGTCGGCGTCCATGGCATGGGGCACGCCTGCCGGGGGTTCATCTTCGCCAACGTCATGGCCAACATCATGCGCGAGCGGGGCGTGGCCGTGGACAAGAACGCCGTGCTCTGCGGCATCGCCGCGCACGACAGCGGGCGCGAGGCCAACGGCAGCGACGTGTACGAAACGCAAAGCGCCGACATTGGCGTGCAGGCCATGCGCACCGCCTTTGGCGTGGAATCGTTCGGCGAGGCCTTTGAAACCCAGTACCGCCTCCAGATCGACGATCCGGACCACCGCGACCAGCACAGGCCGCTGACGGCAGAGGCACTGCTGATGCAGAGCGCGGATTCGCTGGACATCAGCCGCACCCAGGACTTCGACCCGGCGCGCTTCCCCTTGCTGCGCGAACCGGTCACCCTGCCCGATGGCCGCATCCTGCCGCAGGACGAACGCCTGCGCGAGCAACTGGCGCACGAGGCCGCGCTGCTGCAACGGCTGACCGACCCCGCCGTGTACGCCCGGCCCCTGATGCACGACCTGCTGCTGCAGATGGCGGAAGCCCCCGATCCCTCGATACCGGCGGGTCAACTGGGCGAGCTCAGGGGCGCGGTACGGCAGGAACTGGCGGAATTGCGCACCCTGGGCAACGACGCCTACCTTGCCCGCGTGGAAGACGCCTTGCGCACCCACGCGCACGAAATGCCGCTGCTTTCCCGGTACTACTTCCAGGCAGACTAG
- a CDS encoding benzoate/H(+) symporter BenE family transporter has protein sequence MLKRTLSESSLSALVAGLVAVIVSYAGPAALMFQAAEAAHLTQAQLSSWIWAISIGSGLTGICLSLRYRVPVITAWSTPGAALLAAGWTAYSYPEAIGAFIAVGVAITVFGVTGLFAAFMDRIPKAVVSAMLAGILFRFCVDVFTRMQAAPLLVAPMLLTWLAARRLAPRYAVLLPLLAGLVVAGTTGQLSFGAVSAAPAVPVLTVPHFTVGALLGLGVPLFVVAMAGQNATGLGVMRASGYDTPGSPLVTWTGVASTLLAPFGSHGVNLAAITAAICTGPEAHADPARRYWAGIFCGGFYVLVGTFGATLVGLFTALPQALVAVVSGLALLGAFLGGLTQATEDPVHRESAVITFLVTVSGVSLLGVGSSFWGLLAGLLAGAVLVGPQARVQAAIAAHAGRAAARK, from the coding sequence ATGCTGAAGCGCACCTTGTCCGAATCGTCGCTCTCCGCCCTTGTGGCGGGCCTTGTGGCTGTCATCGTCTCCTACGCCGGGCCTGCCGCGTTGATGTTCCAGGCTGCCGAGGCCGCCCACCTGACCCAGGCCCAACTGTCCAGCTGGATCTGGGCCATTTCCATCGGCAGCGGTTTGACCGGCATCTGCCTCAGCCTGCGCTACCGGGTGCCGGTGATCACCGCGTGGTCCACCCCCGGCGCTGCGTTGCTGGCTGCCGGGTGGACGGCCTACAGCTACCCCGAGGCCATCGGTGCGTTCATCGCCGTGGGCGTGGCCATTACCGTGTTCGGGGTCACCGGGCTGTTCGCCGCGTTCATGGACCGCATTCCCAAGGCCGTGGTGTCGGCCATGCTGGCGGGCATCCTGTTCCGGTTCTGCGTGGACGTGTTCACGCGCATGCAGGCCGCGCCGTTGCTGGTGGCCCCCATGCTGCTGACATGGCTGGCGGCCCGCCGCCTGGCCCCCCGCTATGCCGTGTTGTTGCCGCTTCTGGCGGGTCTTGTGGTGGCAGGGACAACCGGTCAGCTGTCGTTCGGCGCGGTGAGCGCCGCGCCCGCCGTGCCGGTGCTGACCGTGCCCCATTTCACCGTGGGGGCGCTGCTGGGCCTTGGCGTGCCGCTGTTCGTGGTGGCCATGGCCGGGCAGAATGCCACGGGCCTGGGGGTGATGCGGGCATCCGGGTACGACACCCCCGGCAGCCCGCTGGTGACATGGACGGGCGTTGCCTCCACCCTGCTGGCGCCGTTCGGTTCGCACGGGGTGAACCTGGCGGCCATTACCGCCGCCATCTGCACCGGGCCGGAGGCCCATGCCGACCCGGCGCGGCGCTACTGGGCGGGCATCTTCTGCGGCGGGTTCTACGTGCTGGTGGGCACCTTCGGGGCCACGCTGGTGGGCCTGTTCACGGCCCTGCCGCAGGCGCTGGTGGCCGTGGTGTCGGGCCTTGCCCTGCTGGGGGCCTTTCTGGGCGGGCTGACCCAGGCCACGGAAGACCCGGTGCATCGGGAAAGCGCCGTCATCACCTTCCTGGTCACCGTATCCGGGGTGAGCCTGCTGGGCGTGGGCTCGTCGTTCTGGGGGCTGCTGGCGGGCCTGCTGGCCGGGGCGGTGCTGGTGGGACCGCAGGCACGGGTGCAGGCGGCCATTGCCGCGCACGCGGGACGGGCGGCGGCGCGCAAGTAG
- a CDS encoding HDOD domain-containing protein — translation MGFFRGGKPRASAPSAVAPKADAAPNPAQPAPGSEPDNGPGLAVRPDAAKGDSPVTWADAELASRFALVDLTHPLLAELAGWARTRLLRDGQPDTPRTVRKPSGASTGTSADASAAPRPTPRTDAPSLAALLARRPALTTPPEVVQRLSALVTSDDATPDDVARIIQHDTYLTAAVLRIANSPLHAPLAPVETVQRAVLMLGMRQILSLVTAASLMRLMSPRDVTARRTFWRHAACAATAARALAVACGGADPGRAFVAGMLHDIGHLLLMGNLPDLAAQISRRALEGAMPIQAAERELLGYDHCDIGRRLLDAWRLGDAVAEAAATHHGPDARNWSNLGLYVHLGDYIAVALGYHMPGDMLLHQPAHGALDRLKLAPAAFSSLVGHVLADTEAMEQALFGEATA, via the coding sequence ATGGGATTCTTCCGCGGCGGAAAGCCCCGCGCTTCCGCCCCTTCCGCAGTCGCCCCGAAGGCTGATGCCGCACCGAACCCGGCGCAACCCGCTCCGGGCTCCGAGCCGGACAACGGACCGGGTCTCGCCGTACGCCCCGATGCGGCCAAGGGAGACTCCCCTGTCACATGGGCGGACGCGGAACTGGCCAGTCGCTTCGCCCTGGTGGACCTGACCCATCCGTTGCTGGCCGAACTGGCGGGCTGGGCCCGCACACGCCTGCTGCGCGATGGGCAACCGGACACGCCCCGCACGGTCCGGAAGCCTTCCGGCGCATCCACTGGCACGTCCGCGGACGCCTCCGCCGCGCCGCGCCCCACCCCTCGCACGGACGCACCCTCGCTGGCCGCGCTGCTGGCCCGCCGCCCGGCCTTGACCACCCCGCCGGAAGTGGTGCAGCGCCTGAGCGCGCTGGTGACCTCCGACGACGCCACCCCCGACGACGTGGCGCGCATCATCCAGCACGACACCTACCTGACCGCCGCCGTGCTGCGCATCGCCAACAGCCCGCTGCACGCCCCGCTGGCGCCCGTGGAAACGGTGCAGCGCGCCGTGCTGATGCTGGGCATGCGCCAGATTCTCAGCCTGGTCACCGCCGCCTCGCTGATGCGCCTGATGTCCCCGCGCGACGTGACCGCCCGGCGGACCTTCTGGCGGCATGCGGCATGTGCGGCCACGGCGGCGCGCGCCCTGGCCGTGGCCTGCGGCGGGGCCGACCCCGGTCGGGCCTTTGTTGCGGGCATGCTGCACGACATCGGGCACCTGCTGCTGATGGGCAACCTGCCGGACCTGGCCGCCCAGATATCCCGCCGCGCCCTTGAAGGCGCCATGCCCATCCAGGCGGCAGAGCGCGAACTGCTGGGCTATGACCACTGCGACATCGGCCGCCGTCTGCTGGATGCCTGGAGGCTGGGCGATGCCGTGGCCGAGGCGGCGGCAACGCACCACGGTCCGGATGCGCGCAACTGGAGCAACCTTGGCCTGTACGTGCACCTTGGCGACTACATCGCCGTGGCCCTGGGCTACCACATGCCGGGCGACATGCTACTGCACCAGCCCGCGCACGGAGCACTGGACCGCCTGAAGCTGGCCCCGGCGGCGTTCTCGTCGCTGGTGGGCCATGTGCTGGCCGACACCGAGGCCATGGAGCAGGCCCTTTTTGGCGAGGCCACGGCCTGA
- a CDS encoding long-chain fatty acid--CoA ligase, whose product MELQTLTLRRVLERSAELYADQPALSQIGGTPVTFRELLEHATTVSALLAEQGVARGDRVAILSESMPNWGIAYFAITAMGAIAVPILPEFHADAVHHIIRHSESKVVLVSERLFPKLEDGQFDTPPELIQIENFHPVQQGATRDKLRELKERGLREFRRLRDKAMRFTHLAVEEPGEDDVAAIIYTSGTTGHSKGVVLTHRNIVWDADAVKSIVRIAPGDRMLSILPLSHTYECTLGLVLPVLNGAHVHYMDKPPTARALLPALAQVRPTAMLSVPLVIEKIFKSAVLPKFTDTRLKRRLYGLPFVRRKLHAMAGKKLLQTFGGALRIFCIGGAAIAPDVERFLREAGFPYAIGYGLTETSPLVAGCGPADTRLTATGWPLTGVEVRIDAPDPATGEGEILVRGPNVMREYAKAPEITASVFTDDGWFRTGDLGKFDRDGYLYIKGRLKNVIVGPSGENIYPEEVEAVIQQSPYVMESLVFQLDGRLAARIHLDYARLDEEFGGLPAVKAREKVAALLEELRNDVNAKVSTFARLHKVIEQTEPFEKTPTHKIKRYLYVEQ is encoded by the coding sequence ATGGAGTTGCAGACGCTTACCCTCAGGCGGGTGCTGGAGCGCAGCGCCGAACTGTACGCCGACCAGCCCGCGCTGTCGCAGATCGGCGGCACACCGGTAACCTTCCGCGAACTGCTCGAACACGCCACCACGGTGTCCGCCCTGCTGGCGGAACAGGGCGTGGCGCGCGGCGACCGGGTGGCCATCCTGTCCGAAAGCATGCCCAACTGGGGCATCGCCTATTTCGCCATTACCGCCATGGGCGCCATTGCCGTGCCCATCCTGCCGGAATTCCATGCGGATGCGGTGCACCACATCATCCGCCACTCGGAATCCAAGGTGGTGCTGGTCTCCGAGCGGCTGTTCCCCAAGCTGGAGGACGGCCAGTTCGACACTCCGCCGGAGCTCATCCAGATAGAAAATTTCCATCCCGTGCAACAGGGCGCCACGCGCGACAAGCTGCGCGAACTGAAGGAGCGCGGCCTGCGTGAATTCCGCCGCCTGCGCGACAAGGCCATGCGCTTCACCCACCTGGCCGTGGAAGAGCCGGGCGAGGACGACGTGGCGGCCATCATCTACACCTCCGGCACCACCGGCCATTCCAAGGGCGTGGTGCTGACCCACCGCAACATCGTATGGGACGCCGACGCGGTGAAAAGCATCGTGCGCATTGCCCCCGGCGACCGCATGCTGTCCATCCTGCCCCTGTCGCACACCTACGAATGCACGCTGGGGCTGGTGCTGCCGGTGCTGAACGGCGCGCACGTGCACTACATGGACAAGCCGCCCACGGCGCGCGCCCTGCTGCCCGCCCTGGCCCAGGTGCGGCCCACGGCCATGTTGTCCGTGCCCCTGGTCATCGAAAAGATATTCAAGTCCGCCGTGCTGCCCAAGTTCACCGATACCAGGCTGAAGCGGCGGCTGTACGGGCTGCCCTTCGTGCGGCGCAAACTGCACGCGATGGCGGGCAAGAAGCTGCTGCAAACCTTTGGCGGCGCGCTGCGCATCTTCTGCATCGGCGGAGCGGCCATCGCGCCCGACGTGGAACGCTTTCTGCGCGAGGCGGGCTTTCCGTACGCCATCGGCTACGGCCTGACCGAAACGTCGCCCCTGGTTGCGGGCTGCGGCCCTGCCGACACCCGCCTGACCGCCACCGGCTGGCCGCTGACCGGGGTGGAGGTGCGCATCGACGCGCCCGACCCGGCCACCGGCGAGGGCGAAATACTGGTGCGCGGCCCCAACGTGATGCGCGAATACGCCAAGGCGCCGGAAATCACCGCCTCCGTCTTCACCGACGACGGCTGGTTCCGCACCGGCGACCTGGGCAAATTCGACCGCGACGGCTACCTGTACATCAAGGGCAGGCTGAAGAACGTCATCGTGGGGCCCAGCGGCGAAAATATCTACCCCGAAGAGGTGGAGGCGGTCATCCAGCAGTCGCCGTACGTGATGGAATCGCTGGTGTTCCAGCTGGACGGCAGGCTGGCGGCGCGCATCCACCTGGACTACGCGCGGCTGGACGAGGAATTCGGCGGCCTGCCCGCCGTCAAGGCCCGCGAAAAGGTGGCCGCCCTGCTGGAAGAATTGCGCAACGACGTAAACGCCAAGGTGTCCACCTTCGCGCGGCTGCACAAGGTCATCGAGCAGACCGAACCCTTCGAGAAAACGCCCACCCACAAGATCAAGCGCTACCTGTACGTGGAACAATAG
- a CDS encoding Dabb family protein, which produces MLKHIVWWTLKDEAEGASAAENAAKMKAMLDPLMGRIPSLKGLEVSTTFLGTTTEPVQIILVSTHDDAEGLKAYAEHPEHMQCVDFIKKIVASRKAIDFMV; this is translated from the coding sequence ATGCTCAAGCACATCGTCTGGTGGACCCTGAAGGACGAGGCCGAAGGCGCCTCCGCCGCCGAGAACGCCGCCAAGATGAAGGCCATGCTCGACCCGCTCATGGGCAGGATTCCCAGCCTGAAGGGCCTGGAAGTGAGCACCACCTTCCTCGGCACCACCACCGAGCCGGTGCAGATCATCCTGGTGTCCACCCACGACGACGCCGAAGGGCTGAAGGCCTACGCCGAACACCCCGAGCACATGCAGTGCGTGGACTTCATCAAGAAGATCGTGGCCAGCCGCAAGGCCATCGACTTCATGGTGTAG